Proteins encoded by one window of Arachis ipaensis cultivar K30076 chromosome B04, Araip1.1, whole genome shotgun sequence:
- the LOC107636510 gene encoding uncharacterized protein LOC107636510: MGSGAGEGAVVVAGAAVIEGAAEDVAASAEAVKNGELTKNWERNRHLAEPGLHRYGIWNQRDGGGGELAALGGGHGGGSVAGQGGAEEEKGGVGFCEGGAVVRARRGGLGVVVADRWWQKGRGRVQRGSGWVFGTQKG; the protein is encoded by the exons atgGGCTCGGGAGCAGGTgagggtgcagtggtggtggctggtgcagcagtgaTTGAAGGAGCAGcggaagatgtggctgcctcagcagaGGCAGTGaaaaatggag AATTAACTAAAAATTGGGAACGGAATCGGCATTTGGCGGAACCTGGTTTGCACAGGTATGGAATATGGAATCAGAGAGATGGCGGGGGTGGTGAATTGGCGGCGCTGGGAGGCGGTCACGGCGGCGGTTCGGTGGCGGGGCAGGGTGGCGCGGAAGAAGAGAAGGGAGGAGTGGGGTTCTGCGAGGGCGGCGCGGTGGTGCGGGCTCGGCGAGGTGGGTTGGGGGTGGTGGTGGCTGATCGGTGGTGGCAGAAGGGAAGAGGGAGAGTGCAAAGGGGTAGTGGGTGGGTTTTTGGTACACAAAAGGGGTAG